The following are encoded together in the Fusarium keratoplasticum isolate Fu6.1 chromosome 1, whole genome shotgun sequence genome:
- a CDS encoding Homocitrate synthase: MCPEPESAPANGNPNRGGHHSGSPYQSVGDFLSNTNRFQIIESTLREGEQFANAFFDREAKIKIATALSDFGVEYIELTSPAASQSSREDCEAICKLGLKSKILTHVRCNMEDAKLACDTGVDGVDVVIGTSKQLREHSHGKDMDYIKKTALEVIAYIKSRGVEVRFSSEDSFRSDLVDLLDLYRAVDRAGVNRVGVADTVGCATPRQVYDLVRTLRGVVGCDIETHFHNDTMCAVANAHAALEAGATHIDTSVLGIGERNGITPLGGLLARMIVGSHDYVTSRYKLHKLLALEDLVADHVQINIPFNNPVTGFCAFSHKAGIHSKAILNSPSTYEIIDPADFGMSRYVHFASRLTGWNAIKSRVEQLGLTMTDDQIKEVTQKIKALADIRPLAVDDADSIIRSYHLELQS; the protein is encoded by the exons ATGTGTCCCGAGCCCGAATCCGCCCCTGCCAATGGCAACCCCAACCGTGGTGGTCACCACTCGGGATCGCCTTACCAGTCTGTCGGTGACTTCCTCTCCAACACGAACCGGTTCCAAATCATCGAGAGTACACTCCGAGAAGGCGAGCAATTCGCCAATGCCTTCTTCGACAgggaggccaagatcaagat CGCCACTGCTCTCTCCGACTTTGGTGTCGAGTACATCGAACTCACCTCTCCCGCTGCCTCGCAGTCCTCGCGCGAGGACTGCGAGGCCATCTGCAAGCTTGGCCTCAAG TCCAAGATCCTGACCC ATGTGCGGTGTAACATGGAA GATGCCAAGCTTGCTTGCGACACAGGAGTCGACGGTGTCGACGTCGTCATTGGCACCTCCAAGCAGCTTCGGGAGCACTCTCATGGCAAGGACATGGACTACATCAAGAAGACTGCCCTCGAGGTTATCGCTTACATCAAGAG CCGCGGCGTCGAGGTTCGCTTCTCAAGTGAAGACAGTTTCAGAA GCGACCTGGTggacctccttgatctttACCGTGCTGTCGATCGGGCTGGCGTCAACCGCGTGGGTGTTGCAGACACTGTGGGATGTGCCACGCCCCGTCAAGTCTATGATCTCGTGCGCACTCTCCGAG GTGTCGTCGGCTGTGATATCGAGACTCATTT CCATAACGACACCATGTGTGCCGTCGCAAACGCCCATGCCGCTCTCGAGGCGGGTGCCACAC ACATCGACACCAGTGTTCTCGGTATCGGTGAGAGAAACGGCATTACT CCCCTGGGTGGTCTCCTCGCCCGCATGATCGTTGGCAGCCACGACTACGTTACCTCCAGGTATAAGCTGCACAAGCTCCTGGCACTGGAAGACCTCGTTGCGGACCATGTCCAAATT AACATCCCCTTCAACAACCCTGTGACTG GATTTTGCGCATTTTCTCACAAGGCCGGCATACACTCAAAGGCCATTCTCAACT CGCCTTCAACATACGAGATCATCGACCCGGCCGATTTCGGCATGAGCCGATACGTCCACTTTGCCTCAAGACTCACTGGCTGGAACGCCATCAAGAGCCGTGTCGAACAGCTTGGCCTGACCATGACTGACGATCAGATCAAGGAAGT GACacaaaagatcaaggcctTGGCCGACATTCGTCCTCTTGCcgtcgacgatgccgactcCATCATTCGATCCTACCACCTCGAACTCCAATCCTAA